The following are encoded together in the Ovis aries strain OAR_USU_Benz2616 breed Rambouillet chromosome X, ARS-UI_Ramb_v3.0, whole genome shotgun sequence genome:
- the LOC121818353 gene encoding uncharacterized protein LOC121818353 produces the protein MAFVLAHSARRLLHGGPRLKKVLPRQALLGRALLGLEHLGKKLRKEFVGKELLLRGHLLRRLLLRRRLFGRRLHRRPLFTRLGRALWLLLGLFAGFFHVQDGLFLSTVMQRRRERQRRVRVRAAGTETPPPSSSTCLFPGPGPSPAASADRGALRPRGPAASGSPPTPRHLVAPSFRKPTIFPAGLATQASPAGTRAERAAGAVAPAPSGSLPRTPSRPAGRPFPYLDLSRRLVPRRPLLQVRRCDLRSGRQTPRQGPICLEMDLRNSLSSPDIPPAATASAFFGMELCVASIYCNTCTSKPCFSCVPKVLCTMNISSMNVGENPLRKHRAL, from the exons ATGGCA TTTGTGCTTGCCCACTCCGCAAGGAGGCTGCTCCATGGGGGGCCGCGCCTCAAAAAGGTCCTTCCTCGACAGGCGCTCCTGGGGAGGGCGCTCCTCGGACTCGAGCATCTCGGGAAGAAGCTCAGGAAGGAGTTCGTCGGGAAAGAACTCCTCCTCCGAGGACACCTCCTCCGAAGACTGCTCCTCCGGAGACGACTTTTCGGGAGACGGCTCCACAGAAGGCCGCTCTTCACCCGCCTTGGGCGAGCTCTGTGGCTGCTCCTCGGGCTCTTTGCCGGCTTTTTCCATGTTCAGGATGGTCTTTTTCTAAGCACGGTGATGCAGAGGAGACGAGAAAGGCAGAGGCGAGTCAGAGTCCGCGCCGCCGGGACTGAGACCCCGCCCCCGAGTTCCAGTACCTGCCTCTTCCCCGGCCCGGGCCCGAGTCCTGCAGCCTCCGCTGACCGAGGGGCCCTGCGGCCCCGGGGCCCCGCCGCGTCCggttcccctcccaccccccgccacctTGTCGCCCCCTCCTTCCGAAAGCCCACCATTTTCCCGGCAGGCCTTGCCACACAGGCCTCTCCCGCAGGGACCCGGGCGGAGCGGGCCGCCGGTGCCGTGGCCCCGGCTCCCTCCGGCAGCCTCCCTCGCACCCCGTCCCGGCCCGCTGGCCGCCCCTTCCCCTACCTGGACCTCTCCCGGCGGCTGGTTCCGAGGCGGCCTCTCCTCCAGGTGCGCCGCTGTGACCTGCGGAGCGGCAGACAGACGCCGAGACAGG GGCCCATCTGTCTGGAGATGGACTTGAGGAATTCTCTCTCCAGCCCAGACATTCCCCCTGCTGCTACCGCCTCCGCGTTCTTTGGAATGGAACTATGTGTTGCAA gcATTTATTGCAACACCTGTACTTCTAAGCCTTGCTTCAGCTGCGTCCCAaaagttttg
- the TCEAL1 gene encoding transcription elongation factor A protein-like 1 codes for MEKAGKEPEEQPQSSPKAGEERPSVEPSPEKSSPEEQSSEEVSSEEEFFPDELLPELLPEMLESEERPPQERLSRKDLFEARPPMEQPPCGVGKHKLEEGSFKERLARSRPQFRGDIHGRNLSNEEMIKVAEEMEEMKRVRNKLMIMHWKARRNRPYPI; via the coding sequence ATGGAAAAAGCCGGCAAAGAGCCCGAGGAGCAGCCACAGAGCTCGCCCAAGGCGGGTGAAGAGCGGCCTTCTGTGGAGCCGTCTCCCGAAAAGTCGTCTCCGGAGGAGCAGTCTTCGGAGGAGGTGTCCTCGGAGGAGGAGTTCTTTCCCGACGAACTCCTTCCTGAGCTTCTTCCCGAGATGCTCGAGTCCGAGGAGCGCCCTCCCCAGGAGCGCCTGTCGAGGAAGGACCTTTTTGAGGCGCGGCCCCCCATGGAGCAGCCTCCTTGCGGAGTGGGCAAGCACAAACTAGAAGAGGGGAGCTTTAAGGAACGGCTGGCCCGCTCCCGCCCGCAGTTTCGAGGGGACATACACGGCAGGAATTTAAGCAACGAGGAGATGATAAAGGTAGcagaggagatggaagagatgaagCGAGTACGGAACAAACTGATGATCATGCATTGGAAGGCCAGGCGGAACCGTCCTTATCCTATTTAA